From a region of the Qipengyuania spongiae genome:
- a CDS encoding ABC transporter ATP-binding protein: protein MSLLEAEGLTHRVDGKPLVADASFAVHPGELVALIGPNGSGKTTLLKLALGLTRADSGTAAIGGTPVSSLSAIERARRLAYLPQARPLVWPQPVRDIVALGRFAYGAAPGKLSARDEAVVARALTACRLQGFEERAADTLSGGELSRVHLARALAAETPLLVADEPVAALDPLYQHQTMQLFAKMAGEGRSVLTVIHDLNLALRYATRILWMEEGRIVADGTPEETFTEERLCSVFGVAAQLRRDGAAMRLDITGPA from the coding sequence ATGAGCCTGCTCGAAGCAGAAGGCCTGACTCACAGGGTGGACGGCAAGCCGCTCGTCGCGGATGCGAGCTTCGCCGTCCACCCTGGGGAGCTTGTCGCTCTGATCGGTCCGAACGGATCGGGAAAGACGACGCTGCTGAAGCTGGCTCTGGGGCTAACCCGCGCCGACAGTGGCACGGCCGCGATAGGCGGGACACCGGTGTCGTCGCTCTCTGCGATAGAGCGCGCCCGACGGCTTGCCTACCTCCCCCAGGCACGCCCGCTGGTATGGCCGCAACCGGTGCGCGATATAGTCGCGCTCGGACGCTTCGCATATGGTGCAGCGCCCGGAAAACTGTCTGCAAGGGACGAGGCTGTGGTTGCGCGAGCCCTCACGGCCTGCCGTCTGCAGGGTTTTGAGGAACGCGCGGCGGACACTCTATCGGGCGGCGAGCTGTCGCGAGTTCATCTGGCGCGGGCACTGGCAGCCGAAACGCCTCTGCTGGTGGCGGACGAGCCCGTCGCCGCGCTCGACCCCCTCTACCAGCATCAGACCATGCAGCTGTTCGCCAAGATGGCGGGCGAGGGGCGTAGCGTGCTTACAGTGATCCACGATCTCAATCTCGCCTTGCGCTATGCCACGCGCATCCTGTGGATGGAGGAAGGGCGCATCGTCGCGGACGGAACGCCCGAGGAAACCTTCACCGAAGAGCGTTTGTGCAGCGTGTTCGGCGTCGCCGCGCAATTGCGCAGGGATGGCGCCGCAATGCGCCTCGACATCACCGGTCCGGCCTGA
- a CDS encoding FecCD family ABC transporter permease: MSRLSAGLLAAIVAALVLSVTLGSVPLPLDRVLAALTFQSGAGDQLVVWQIRLPRALAAAFVGAALGMSGAALQGLLRNPLAEPGILGVSATSALFSTFVLYFGLAAAGPLVLPLAAVAGALAATLLVALAAIRTRSVVTLILIGVGLSSLSAAIMALLMNLAPNPFSLADMVNWMLGTVDNRSFDDLLFALPFMAAGAAILLAFQRGLSALALGDEAAEGMGLDLRRQRLAVIAGAGLATGAAVALAGAIGFVGIVAPHLVRPFLRYDPARLLVPSAMLGALILMLADIGVRVVPTDSELKLGVVASLLGAPVFVWIAARRRLA; encoded by the coding sequence ATGAGCCGTCTTTCGGCAGGTCTGCTGGCGGCGATTGTCGCCGCGCTCGTCCTGTCCGTCACGCTCGGATCGGTGCCGCTGCCGCTCGACCGCGTGTTGGCGGCGCTCACCTTCCAGTCCGGGGCGGGCGACCAGCTGGTCGTCTGGCAGATCCGTCTGCCACGCGCGCTTGCCGCAGCCTTCGTCGGCGCGGCGCTGGGCATGAGCGGGGCAGCGCTGCAGGGCCTACTGCGAAACCCGCTGGCAGAACCCGGCATTCTCGGCGTGTCGGCGACCTCCGCGCTGTTCTCGACCTTCGTCCTCTATTTCGGACTGGCCGCCGCGGGGCCGCTGGTGCTGCCGCTGGCGGCGGTCGCGGGCGCTTTGGCGGCGACGCTGCTGGTGGCGCTCGCCGCGATCCGCACACGATCGGTGGTCACGCTGATCCTGATCGGGGTGGGGCTTTCGAGCCTTTCCGCCGCCATCATGGCGCTGCTGATGAATCTCGCGCCCAATCCCTTCAGCCTGGCCGACATGGTCAACTGGATGCTCGGCACGGTCGACAATCGCAGCTTCGACGATCTTCTGTTCGCGCTGCCGTTCATGGCGGCGGGCGCGGCCATTCTCCTTGCCTTTCAGCGGGGCCTGTCGGCGCTGGCGCTGGGTGACGAGGCGGCGGAAGGGATGGGGCTTGACCTGCGCCGCCAGCGATTGGCGGTGATCGCGGGTGCGGGGCTGGCGACGGGCGCCGCCGTGGCGCTGGCGGGCGCGATCGGCTTTGTCGGCATCGTCGCGCCGCATCTTGTCCGCCCGTTCCTGCGCTACGACCCGGCACGGCTGTTGGTGCCCTCGGCCATGCTCGGCGCGCTGATCCTGATGCTGGCCGATATCGGCGTGCGCGTGGTGCCGACCGACAGCGAGCTGAAGCTGGGCGTCGTCGCGTCGCTGCTGGGCGCGCCGGTCTTCGTCTGGATCGCCGCGCGAAGGAGGCTGGCATGA
- a CDS encoding HNH endonuclease signature motif containing protein has translation MADPIYNTAAWKRLRKVKLSATPLCQACPPDSLTPASHVDHVHAISDGGPAYPGLDGLRSLCLSCHSAKTARGPEAGAIRSNKPRRGCDAEGNPLDDAHPWKSLRAGPERPPRNPKTQLVSKSNRNG, from the coding sequence ATGGCTGATCCGATCTACAACACGGCAGCATGGAAGCGGCTGCGCAAGGTGAAGCTGTCGGCCACCCCGCTATGCCAAGCCTGTCCGCCTGACAGCCTGACACCGGCAAGCCATGTCGATCACGTCCACGCTATCAGTGACGGAGGGCCTGCCTATCCCGGCCTCGATGGGTTGCGCTCGCTATGCCTGTCATGTCACTCGGCAAAGACAGCACGCGGACCTGAGGCGGGCGCGATACGATCGAACAAGCCGAGGCGTGGTTGCGATGCTGAAGGCAATCCACTGGACGACGCGCACCCGTGGAAATCGCTCAGAGCTGGTCCGGAAAGACCGCCGCGTAACCCAAAAACTCAATTAGTTTCTAAGAGCAACCGAAATGGGTAA
- a CDS encoding terminase large subunit, with product MGKRGPGAGKLRAAAKAYDQAAQTSHPWEAEGLAEWERVCAFLEALPIVSGLRAGDQLELLNFQRQFVRGVYEPRTDDGDRLVRLAALSVARGNGKSALLSGLSLAHLLGPCAEPYGECYAAALDREQAGVLYHQTRAYIEATPWMAARVNIKDWHKEIIDEENNSRWRALTSDARKAHGLAPSFWVADEVAQWRSRELWDNLATGMGKRTSALGVTISTQAADDLHFFSEMLDAEPVPTIYTQLHAAPDECDLDDPAAWAAANPALGEFLNEEQFADAAGRAIRSPSFAPSFRLLQLNQRVAAEGRFIEQADWEANGDPFDPIELEGERCFGGLDLSSTRDLTAFALYFPDHGKLLAWHWFPADTIAKRVETDRVPYDRWSEEGWAETTVGNARDDLAIALQLADIRSRFDLQGIAFDRWQITRLRKLLSDEGIDLPLVDFVPGFKSYAAAVDAFETALLGRKLQHNNNPLLRWQAGNVIVETDPAGNRKPAKNKSLDRIDGVVSAIMACGLAATVEPTAEPGLCWI from the coding sequence ATGGGTAAGCGCGGACCCGGAGCAGGGAAGCTGCGCGCTGCGGCGAAGGCATACGACCAGGCGGCGCAGACCTCGCATCCGTGGGAAGCGGAAGGGTTGGCCGAATGGGAGCGTGTTTGTGCGTTTCTCGAGGCTCTGCCGATCGTGTCGGGCCTACGTGCTGGCGACCAGCTCGAGCTGCTGAATTTCCAGCGCCAGTTCGTTCGCGGGGTCTACGAACCTCGCACCGACGACGGCGACCGGCTGGTGCGCCTGGCTGCGCTCAGCGTGGCACGCGGCAACGGCAAGAGCGCCTTGCTTTCGGGCCTGTCGCTGGCTCACCTGCTAGGACCGTGTGCCGAGCCTTATGGCGAATGCTACGCGGCCGCGCTCGATCGCGAGCAGGCGGGCGTCCTGTATCACCAGACAAGGGCCTACATCGAGGCAACGCCCTGGATGGCGGCACGAGTGAACATCAAGGACTGGCATAAGGAAATCATCGACGAGGAGAACAATTCCCGGTGGCGGGCGCTTACGTCTGACGCGCGGAAAGCTCATGGCCTCGCCCCGTCGTTCTGGGTGGCAGACGAGGTCGCACAGTGGCGCAGCCGCGAATTGTGGGACAATCTGGCGACCGGCATGGGCAAGCGGACCTCCGCGCTGGGCGTGACAATCTCGACCCAAGCTGCGGACGATCTGCACTTTTTCTCCGAAATGCTCGACGCTGAGCCGGTGCCGACGATCTACACGCAGTTGCACGCAGCGCCTGACGAATGCGACCTGGACGACCCGGCAGCCTGGGCGGCTGCTAATCCCGCTCTTGGCGAGTTTCTGAACGAGGAACAGTTTGCCGACGCGGCAGGCAGGGCGATCCGTTCACCATCGTTCGCCCCATCGTTCCGGCTGCTCCAGCTCAATCAGCGCGTGGCGGCCGAGGGCCGGTTTATCGAGCAGGCGGATTGGGAGGCAAACGGAGATCCTTTCGACCCGATCGAACTTGAGGGCGAACGGTGCTTCGGCGGGCTGGACCTGTCGAGCACGCGCGACCTTACGGCTTTTGCGCTCTACTTCCCGGATCATGGCAAGCTGCTCGCCTGGCACTGGTTTCCGGCCGATACGATTGCAAAGCGCGTCGAGACTGACCGGGTGCCCTATGATCGGTGGAGTGAGGAAGGCTGGGCGGAAACGACCGTGGGCAATGCGCGGGACGATCTGGCGATTGCGCTCCAGCTTGCCGACATTCGCAGCCGGTTCGATCTGCAAGGCATCGCCTTCGACCGCTGGCAAATAACCCGCCTGCGCAAGCTGCTGAGCGACGAGGGGATTGACCTGCCGCTGGTGGACTTTGTGCCGGGGTTCAAGAGCTACGCGGCTGCGGTCGATGCATTCGAGACGGCGCTGCTAGGGCGCAAGCTCCAGCACAACAACAACCCGCTTTTGCGCTGGCAGGCTGGCAACGTGATCGTCGAAACGGACCCGGCTGGAAATCGCAAGCCTGCGAAGAACAAGAGCCTGGATCGGATCGACGGTGTCGTTTCGGCCATTATGGCCTGCGGCTTGGCAGCGACCGTGGAGCCGACTGCCGAGCCGGGGCTATGTTGGATTTAG
- a CDS encoding ABC transporter substrate-binding protein — MMRAILAALAVLALSACSQGVEHGGGAPRRIVSLDYCADQYVLKFADRQDILALSPDAEKRFSYMRAAAAGIPTVRPRTADVLALKPDLVVRSYGGGQDIAGFLNELGVSVVQVGSPQTIAEVRAEVLRVGTELGKPERAKALAEDMDQRLAALANREGLHRTVLYMTAGGVTAGEGTLVHELLLAAGLENFQDRPGWNPLPLERLAYERPDLIAAAFFEEKTSQVDSWSAARHPVARAQLRELPVVSLEGSWTSCGGWFLLDAVEALAKSGEGMR, encoded by the coding sequence ATGATGCGGGCGATCCTCGCGGCGCTGGCCGTCCTCGCGCTGTCCGCCTGTTCGCAGGGCGTCGAGCACGGGGGCGGCGCGCCGCGACGGATCGTCAGCCTCGATTACTGCGCGGATCAGTATGTGCTGAAATTCGCGGACCGCCAGGACATTCTTGCCCTCTCTCCCGATGCGGAGAAGCGCTTCTCTTACATGCGGGCGGCAGCGGCGGGTATTCCTACGGTACGCCCGCGCACGGCAGACGTGCTGGCGCTCAAGCCCGATCTGGTGGTCCGCAGCTATGGTGGCGGGCAGGACATCGCCGGTTTTCTGAACGAGCTGGGCGTATCGGTGGTGCAGGTCGGCTCCCCGCAGACGATCGCCGAGGTGCGGGCAGAGGTGCTGAGAGTGGGCACCGAACTCGGCAAGCCAGAGCGGGCGAAGGCGCTGGCTGAGGACATGGACCAGCGGCTGGCGGCGCTGGCCAATCGAGAGGGACTGCACCGCACGGTGCTTTACATGACTGCGGGTGGGGTGACGGCCGGCGAGGGGACCCTGGTGCACGAATTGCTCCTCGCCGCAGGGCTCGAGAATTTTCAGGACCGGCCGGGATGGAACCCGCTTCCTTTGGAGCGGCTTGCCTATGAGCGGCCAGACCTGATCGCCGCTGCGTTCTTCGAGGAAAAGACGAGCCAAGTCGACAGCTGGAGCGCGGCGCGCCACCCGGTCGCGCGTGCGCAATTGCGCGAATTGCCGGTGGTGTCGCTGGAGGGCTCGTGGACGTCATGCGGCGGCTGGTTCCTGCTCGATGCGGTGGAAGCGCTGGCGAAGTCGGGGGAGGGAATGCGATGA
- a CDS encoding helix-turn-helix domain-containing protein yields MERNLTLTQFTPAEAENVTGVSTQTQRDWRRRGILAKRDEGHARYDLFDLAEMMAIKLLSDRGVPLIEAADVADWCGMGIGYRALEWHNAYEGDHDRTNEARGLPNKLIEQNAAMFETIREAAGIAEVDLPENFEKQYRWSDKGEWLAGQVYRERFKTGVIPGQLFIWWADGQHTFHQSFDAARDDMSSGDPRLAGPALVLDLHSLASTLLTKTGRALVHVEFPDLPVNPDA; encoded by the coding sequence ATGGAACGGAACCTTACCCTGACGCAATTCACACCTGCCGAGGCAGAAAACGTGACGGGTGTTAGCACTCAGACGCAGCGCGACTGGCGGCGTCGGGGCATTTTGGCGAAGCGCGACGAAGGGCACGCGCGCTATGATCTTTTCGACTTGGCCGAGATGATGGCGATCAAGCTGCTGTCCGACCGTGGCGTTCCGCTGATCGAGGCTGCCGATGTGGCTGACTGGTGCGGAATGGGTATCGGGTATCGTGCTCTTGAATGGCACAACGCCTACGAGGGCGATCATGACCGCACTAATGAGGCACGCGGCCTTCCGAACAAGCTGATCGAACAAAACGCAGCGATGTTCGAAACGATTCGCGAGGCTGCTGGAATTGCGGAAGTCGATCTGCCCGAAAATTTCGAAAAGCAGTATCGCTGGAGCGACAAAGGCGAATGGCTCGCTGGGCAGGTCTACCGCGAGCGCTTCAAAACCGGCGTCATCCCTGGACAGCTTTTCATCTGGTGGGCTGACGGACAGCATACCTTTCATCAGAGCTTCGACGCAGCGCGTGACGATATGTCGAGCGGGGATCCCCGTTTGGCAGGTCCTGCGCTCGTGCTCGACCTGCACAGTCTTGCCAGCACCCTGCTGACGAAAACTGGTCGCGCGTTGGTGCACGTCGAGTTTCCCGACCTTCCGGTAAACCCGGATGCTTAG
- a CDS encoding AAA family ATPase has product MLETIEPDTFYAHDREGNYIEWNSQEQFDRHHDGKDDPKRITATPFAWPDPTKIPRRRWLFGHWLLRGEVTAIVAPGGVGKSTFTAAMALSLASGSEFLDKSLPEGARTVWLWNLEDDRDELDRQFMACSLQHGVGPSECGSRLYVDSGLDQRLCTAVEAERGLEIIEPVYENLKAEIEARKIDVLTVDPFVSSHEIDENANVLIDKVAKRWKRLATETGCSIVLVHHTRKMSGREVRAEDSRGAVALINAARSTLVLNPLSKEDAKKFGITEEAERRTLVRIDDDKPNRAPPENAWWMKLESVNLDNGGGLHPSDYVGAATHWTPPDPFEGLSTRDLYNVQLAIDAGEYRDSVQAKDWAGYAVAEVLGLDVEDETEKERIKSLLKTWKGNGALAVEQRKVRGEDKPFVAVKNWVDPTTLPTLKSGVGKGGEGGVPTHQSHSPHPTFYKGGWGGGGVPCNDENEGRENA; this is encoded by the coding sequence ATGCTTGAGACAATAGAGCCCGACACCTTCTACGCGCACGATCGCGAGGGGAATTACATTGAATGGAACTCGCAGGAGCAGTTCGATCGTCACCACGATGGGAAGGACGATCCGAAGCGGATCACCGCCACGCCCTTTGCCTGGCCGGACCCGACGAAGATCCCGCGCCGCCGCTGGCTTTTCGGGCATTGGCTGCTGCGCGGGGAGGTAACAGCCATCGTCGCGCCTGGCGGGGTGGGTAAATCGACCTTTACGGCCGCAATGGCCCTTTCCCTCGCCAGTGGGTCCGAATTCCTCGACAAGAGCCTGCCGGAAGGCGCGCGGACGGTATGGCTCTGGAATCTGGAGGACGATCGAGACGAGCTGGACCGCCAATTCATGGCTTGCAGTCTCCAGCATGGCGTCGGGCCATCGGAATGCGGCAGTCGCCTCTATGTCGATAGCGGGCTGGATCAGCGCCTGTGCACGGCCGTCGAAGCCGAACGCGGGCTGGAGATCATCGAGCCGGTCTATGAGAACCTGAAAGCCGAGATCGAGGCGCGCAAGATCGACGTGCTGACAGTCGATCCGTTCGTTTCGAGCCATGAGATCGACGAGAATGCAAACGTCCTGATCGACAAGGTAGCGAAACGGTGGAAACGTCTGGCGACCGAAACCGGCTGCTCGATCGTCCTGGTGCATCACACGCGCAAGATGAGCGGCCGGGAGGTTCGGGCCGAGGACAGCCGGGGCGCGGTCGCGCTTATCAATGCCGCCCGCTCTACGCTGGTGCTGAACCCGCTGTCTAAAGAGGACGCCAAGAAGTTCGGTATCACCGAGGAGGCAGAGCGCCGCACGCTGGTCCGCATCGACGACGACAAGCCGAACCGCGCGCCGCCGGAAAACGCCTGGTGGATGAAACTGGAATCGGTGAACCTCGACAATGGCGGAGGCTTGCATCCCTCCGACTACGTGGGCGCTGCTACCCATTGGACGCCGCCAGACCCGTTCGAAGGGCTCAGCACGCGCGACCTCTACAATGTCCAGCTGGCGATCGACGCTGGCGAATACCGGGACAGCGTTCAGGCAAAGGACTGGGCAGGCTACGCCGTTGCCGAGGTGCTGGGCCTCGATGTGGAGGATGAGACGGAGAAAGAGCGCATCAAATCACTGCTGAAAACCTGGAAGGGGAACGGCGCTCTGGCTGTCGAACAACGCAAGGTGAGGGGCGAGGATAAGCCTTTTGTCGCCGTCAAGAATTGGGTCGATCCGACCACTCTCCCCACCTTGAAAAGTGGGGTGGGGAAAGGTGGGGAAGGTGGGGTGCCGACCCATCAATCCCACTCTCCCCACCCCACCTTCTATAAAGGTGGGTGGGGTGGTGGTGGGGTGCCCTGCAACGATGAAAACGAAGGTAGGGAAAATGCCTGA
- a CDS encoding PepSY-associated TM helix domain-containing protein: MTSTAAIAPPGSSPRQERWYRTVWRWHFYAGLFTLPFILWLSATGALYLFKPQIESLIDRPYDNLDIAGAPAAPSDLVERAQVAMPGSVLHRFILREGANDAQRVVVGLGTEETRVYLHPASGEVLKTVGEQDRLMRVISRLHGELMIGRWGSTFVELAASWAIVMLLTGLFLWWPRDAKGMGGVLYPRIGRTGRNFWKDVHSVTGIWVSLFAMVLILSGLPWAKHWGDYLGTLREATGQIDGPVDWSRGSDAEARERAALDRRSRAALGEHAAHMGMAVPVVASVREDQLDRVVARAYGLDLPGPVEISPPAPGSSLWIVQSNTANRPLRTTVEIDGADGTVAGRVHFAQRHWIDRIVGYGIAWHEGALFGLANQLFGLLTLLALVALSGSGAVMWWRRRPDRRLGAPAPKGIIRHSWLLIGLTIALAFVVPLFGISLAIVVLVERLFLRSNAAIADAFGLRKRSRIRAGATSRP, translated from the coding sequence ATGACGAGCACCGCAGCAATTGCCCCGCCCGGTTCCTCCCCCCGGCAGGAACGCTGGTATCGCACGGTGTGGAGGTGGCATTTCTATGCCGGCCTTTTCACTCTGCCGTTCATCCTGTGGCTGTCCGCCACCGGTGCACTCTATCTGTTCAAGCCGCAGATCGAGAGCTTGATCGACCGGCCCTACGACAACTTGGATATCGCCGGCGCACCAGCCGCACCGTCCGATCTGGTCGAACGGGCGCAAGTGGCGATGCCGGGATCGGTCCTTCACCGGTTCATTCTGCGGGAAGGGGCCAATGACGCCCAACGCGTGGTCGTGGGCCTGGGGACCGAGGAGACGCGGGTCTATCTCCACCCGGCAAGCGGGGAGGTGTTGAAGACGGTTGGCGAGCAGGATCGGCTGATGCGGGTGATTTCCCGGCTCCATGGCGAGCTGATGATCGGGCGCTGGGGTTCGACCTTCGTGGAACTTGCGGCAAGCTGGGCCATCGTCATGCTGCTGACCGGCCTGTTCCTGTGGTGGCCGCGCGATGCGAAGGGCATGGGCGGGGTGCTCTATCCGCGCATCGGGCGGACGGGTCGCAATTTCTGGAAGGACGTCCACTCGGTCACAGGGATATGGGTGTCGTTGTTCGCCATGGTCCTGATCCTGTCCGGCCTGCCCTGGGCCAAGCACTGGGGCGATTATCTCGGCACGCTGCGCGAGGCGACCGGCCAGATCGATGGCCCCGTCGACTGGTCGCGCGGGTCCGACGCTGAGGCGCGCGAACGTGCGGCGCTCGACCGGCGCAGCCGCGCGGCGCTGGGGGAGCACGCGGCCCATATGGGCATGGCCGTGCCGGTCGTCGCGTCGGTCCGCGAGGATCAACTCGATCGCGTGGTGGCGCGGGCATACGGGCTCGACCTTCCCGGACCGGTGGAGATCAGTCCGCCTGCGCCCGGCAGCTCGCTCTGGATAGTCCAGTCGAACACCGCGAACAGGCCGCTGCGTACGACGGTGGAGATCGACGGTGCGGATGGCACTGTCGCCGGCCGCGTGCACTTTGCCCAGCGCCACTGGATCGATCGCATCGTTGGCTATGGGATCGCCTGGCACGAAGGCGCGCTGTTCGGTCTCGCCAATCAGTTGTTCGGCCTGCTAACCCTGCTTGCGCTGGTCGCCCTGTCGGGCTCGGGCGCGGTCATGTGGTGGCGGCGTCGTCCCGATCGCCGGCTCGGCGCGCCTGCTCCCAAAGGGATCATCCGGCATAGCTGGCTTCTGATCGGGCTCACAATAGCGTTGGCATTCGTAGTGCCGTTGTTCGGGATCAGTCTGGCGATCGTCGTCCTCGTTGAACGACTGTTCCTTCGGAGTAACGCAGCGATAGCGGACGCATTTGGCCTCCGGAAGCGGTCGCGGATCAGAGCAGGAGCCACATCCCGCCCATGA
- a CDS encoding YidH family protein, with amino-acid sequence MEDKSDKTELAGERTDLAEDRTVLANERTFAGWMRTGLAAVGIGLGFNALFGKMDPAWLPKGIASCFIVSGMIIFYLAERNACSVMQRLNAHSVQPLRRMNLRLVASLMGFGSLILMGGMWLLL; translated from the coding sequence ATGGAAGACAAGAGCGACAAGACCGAACTTGCCGGCGAGCGCACCGATCTCGCTGAAGATCGCACCGTCTTGGCCAACGAACGGACTTTCGCGGGCTGGATGCGCACGGGTCTTGCCGCGGTCGGTATCGGACTTGGCTTCAACGCCCTGTTCGGCAAGATGGACCCGGCCTGGCTGCCCAAGGGGATTGCCAGCTGTTTCATCGTGTCCGGCATGATCATCTTCTATCTCGCCGAACGCAACGCATGCAGCGTTATGCAGCGGCTGAACGCGCATTCGGTCCAGCCGCTACGACGCATGAATCTGCGCCTCGTCGCGAGTCTGATGGGATTCGGCTCGCTGATCCTCATGGGCGGGATGTGGCTCCTGCTCTGA
- a CDS encoding TonB-dependent receptor plug domain-containing protein — translation MKTAFCLSVAASALALSSSGALAQSLDLPESEEVDSETIVVTANRTERAISQVGESVTVIGEEEIINRQPSDVLDILRTVPGLTFNRNGGIGTTAGVSIRGADSDQTVVLIDGVKLNDPASPGGGFNFGPLLAGNIARIEVVRGSQSVLYGSQAIGGVVNLITREPTEQVGAFVRAEYGERDTAELVGNVSGRLGPVGASVGATYLRTDGISAFSEARGGTEADGFESLGFNGKLDVALADNISLDLRGYYFDSEVEIDGFGASGFQDTDEVSYRNDFVGYAGLNADFLDGRFRNRLGFAYTNIDRRDFDFGNDSETFDANGENRRYEYQGVFDATGFAELVFGAEREESEFRSASFGGAPDGADVWINSVYGQLNLTPVAGLSLTGGVRYDDHETFGDATTFAASGAYSPNGGATVLRASYGEGFKVPSLYQLYSIYGNTALEPEESESWDIGLTHGFLDGRAEVGVTYFERDSENLIGFVSTDSAPFGFYSNTALASADGWEFGVALRPVDGFDVALNYSIIDAFDETTGNRLARRAEDQASLVFDYRMQNGIGIGATVLVVGDSFDNASNSRRLDGYVVTDIRASYGVTENLEIFGRVENLFDAEYETVFRYGQPGRAAFGGVRYRM, via the coding sequence ATGAAAACCGCATTCTGTTTGTCTGTCGCCGCCTCCGCTCTGGCGTTAAGCTCTTCGGGCGCTCTGGCCCAGTCGCTCGACCTGCCCGAGAGCGAAGAGGTCGACAGCGAAACGATCGTCGTCACCGCCAACCGCACCGAACGGGCGATCAGTCAGGTGGGCGAATCCGTCACCGTGATCGGCGAAGAGGAAATCATCAACCGCCAGCCGAGCGACGTGCTTGATATCCTGCGCACGGTTCCTGGCCTTACCTTCAACCGCAATGGCGGGATCGGCACCACTGCCGGCGTCTCCATTCGCGGCGCCGACAGCGATCAGACTGTGGTGCTGATCGACGGGGTCAAGCTGAACGATCCGGCATCGCCCGGCGGCGGTTTCAATTTCGGGCCCCTGCTTGCCGGCAACATCGCCCGCATCGAAGTGGTGCGCGGCTCGCAAAGCGTGCTTTACGGTAGCCAGGCGATCGGCGGCGTCGTCAATCTCATCACGCGCGAGCCGACTGAGCAGGTCGGTGCCTTCGTTCGGGCCGAATACGGCGAGCGTGATACAGCCGAACTGGTCGGCAACGTATCGGGCCGTTTGGGCCCGGTCGGCGCCAGCGTCGGTGCGACCTATCTGCGCACCGACGGCATTTCCGCCTTCAGCGAAGCGCGCGGCGGCACGGAAGCGGACGGTTTCGAAAGCCTCGGCTTCAACGGCAAGCTGGACGTGGCTCTCGCCGACAACATCTCGCTCGACCTGCGCGGCTACTATTTCGACAGCGAAGTCGAGATCGACGGCTTCGGCGCGAGCGGGTTCCAGGACACGGACGAGGTTTCCTACCGCAACGACTTCGTCGGATATGCCGGGCTGAATGCCGACTTCCTCGACGGGCGGTTCCGTAACCGGCTGGGCTTCGCCTACACCAATATCGACCGCCGCGATTTCGATTTCGGAAACGACAGCGAGACGTTCGACGCCAATGGCGAGAACCGGCGTTACGAATATCAGGGCGTGTTCGACGCCACCGGTTTTGCCGAACTGGTTTTCGGCGCGGAGCGCGAGGAGTCGGAGTTTCGCAGCGCCAGTTTCGGCGGCGCGCCGGACGGAGCCGACGTCTGGATCAACAGCGTTTACGGCCAGCTCAACCTGACGCCGGTGGCGGGGCTCTCGCTGACTGGCGGCGTGCGCTACGACGATCACGAGACGTTCGGCGATGCGACCACGTTTGCCGCCAGCGGTGCCTATTCGCCCAATGGCGGCGCCACCGTGCTGCGCGCTAGCTATGGCGAAGGCTTCAAGGTGCCTTCGCTCTACCAGCTCTACAGCATCTACGGAAACACCGCGCTCGAGCCCGAAGAATCGGAGAGCTGGGACATCGGGCTGACGCACGGTTTCCTCGACGGGCGTGCCGAAGTGGGCGTGACCTATTTCGAGCGCGATTCTGAAAATCTGATCGGCTTCGTTTCCACCGACAGCGCGCCGTTCGGCTTTTACAGCAACACCGCCCTCGCATCGGCCGATGGGTGGGAGTTCGGCGTTGCCTTGCGTCCGGTCGACGGGTTCGACGTTGCGCTGAATTACAGCATCATCGATGCGTTCGACGAGACCACTGGCAACCGCCTCGCCCGCCGAGCGGAAGATCAGGCGAGCCTGGTCTTCGATTACCGGATGCAGAACGGCATCGGCATCGGCGCGACGGTGCTGGTGGTCGGCGACAGCTTCGACAATGCGTCGAACAGCCGCCGCCTCGACGGCTATGTCGTGACCGATATCCGGGCGAGCTACGGGGTGACCGAGAACCTGGAAATCTTCGGCCGGGTCGAAAACCTGTTCGACGCCGAATACGAGACCGTTTTCCGCTATGGCCAACCTGGCCGTGCCGCGTTCGGCGGCGTGCGTTACCGGATGTAA